The following is a genomic window from Paenibacillus sp..
CATCTAAGCGTGAAGCCCCCCTCAAGATGAGATTTCCCTGCTTGAAGACCCCATGTAGACGACGTGGTTGATAGGTTCGAGGTGGAAGCGCAGCAATGCGTGGAGCTGACGAATACTAATCGGTCGAGGACTTATCCAAAACGAATATTTCGTTCGATTCGCATCCAGTTTTCAAGGGGCAATCCCTTCATGCGGACGTGGCTCAGTGGTAGAGCATCGCCTTGCCAAGGCGAGGGTCGTGGGTTCGAATCCCATCGTCCGCTCCATACCTGTGAAATTGTAAAGCCTTGAGGAGCTCAAGGCTTTTTTTGCGCGTTTTTTCCGCAATTTTGAGATAAACAAACTGGCTCCCGGCTGCTAGAATTGATATACTGTTACATAGATTATACTAACCATATACAAAGGAAGACATGCAGCCTTATGGATAAGCCTCTAATACTGTTAGTGGACGACGATCGAGCGGTAAAGCAAGTCCTTGCGGAATCGTTGGAAGCGGAAGGACACAGCATCATCACGGCGGAAAACGGCATCGACGCGCTAAAGCTGATCGCAGAACACCAGTTCGACCTGATTCTACTGGACATTATGATGCCTCGCATGGACGGTTTGGAGCTATGCCAGAGAATTCGAGACCAATTTCCCGGACCGATCGTTATGATCAGCGGCCGGGATCGCAAGGCCGACAAGGTGATCGGATTGACGTTAGGAGCCGACGATTACATAACGAAGCCGTTCGAAATCGACGAAGTCGTGTCGCGGGTGAAAGCTCATTTGCGGCGCGAGCGCCGAGCCCGCAACGCGAGCAAAACTTCGGAACATGTTTTATCGTTCGACGGCGGCGCGCTGGTCATTCACAAAGATACGCATGAAGTCTATTTGCATTATAAGCGGTTGGATATCAGCACGAAGGAATTTCAAATTCTTTCTTATTTGGCCGAACATGCAGGAAAAGTGCTCTCTCGCGAAGAAATTTATGAAGCGATTTGGGGTACGCAGGAT
Proteins encoded in this region:
- a CDS encoding response regulator transcription factor, yielding MDKPLILLVDDDRAVKQVLAESLEAEGHSIITAENGIDALKLIAEHQFDLILLDIMMPRMDGLELCQRIRDQFPGPIVMISGRDRKADKVIGLTLGADDYITKPFEIDEVVSRVKAHLRRERRARNASKTSEHVLSFDGGALVIHKDTHEVYLHYKRLDISTKEFQILSYLAEHAGKVLSREEIYEAIWGTQDAGDIHTVTVHIKNLRGKLVDQNRYIKTIWGSGYKFTGEKD